DNA from Streptomyces sp. NBC_01476:
ATCACCCACTTCGACCACGAGCGCATTCCGGAGCGGGTGGTGCACGCCCGCGGTGCGGCGGCCCACGGTGTCTTCCGGGGCTACGGCGCCGCCGCCGGCATCAGCAAGGCCGCGTTCCTGGCCAAGGACGTCGAGACGCCGGTGTTCGTACGGTTCTCCACCGTCCTGGGCTCGCGCGGCTCCGCCGACACCGTCCGCGACACCCGGGGCTTCGCCACGAAGTTCTACACCTCGGAAGGCGTCTTCGACCTGGTCGGCAACAACATCCCGGTCTTCTTCATCCAGGACGCGATCAAGTTCCCGGACGTCATCCACGCCGGGAAGCCGCATCCGGACCGGGAGATCCCGCAGGCGCAGAGCGCGCACGACACGTTCTGGGACTTCGTCACCCTGCACACCGAGGCGACACACCACACGCTGTGGAACATGTCCGACCGCGGCATCCCGCGTTCCTACCGGACGATGGAGGGCTTCGGCATCCACACCTTCCGGCTGGTCAACGCCGACGGGGACACCACGCTGGTGAAGTTCCACTGGAAGCCGCGGCTCGGCGTGCACTCCCTGGTCTGGGAGGAGGCGCAGATCACCGCGGGCATGGACCCCGACTTCCACCGTCGCGATCTCGCCGACGCGATCGAGGCGGGCGCGTACCCGCAGTGGGAACTGGGTGTGCAGACCTTCCCGGACACCGACGACCAGATGTTCGAGGGCATCGACCTGCTGGACCCGACGAAGATCGTGCCGGAGGAGCTCGCGCCGGTCCAGCCGGTCGGCCTGATGACGCTGAACGCGAACCCGTCGAACTACTTCGCCGAGACCGAGCAGGTCGCCTTCCACGTCGGCCATCTCGTGCCCGGTATCGACGTCACCAACGACCCGCTGCTGCAGGGCCGGCTGTTCTCGTACCTGGACACCCAGATCAGCCGCCTCGGCGGCCCCAACTTCGGCCAGCTGCCCATCAACCGCACCCACGCGCCCGTCAACGACATGCTGCGCGACGGCATGCACCAGAGCGCCGTGCACGCCGGAGTGGCGCCGTACCACCCCAACTCCCTCGACGGCGGCTGCCCGTTCCTGGCCGGCGCGGACACGGGTGCGTACATCGAGGTCCCGGTGGAGGTGCCCGCGGCCCGCAAGGTCCGCGACGTGGCGGCGTCCTTCGACGACCACTTCAGCCAGGCGAGGCTGTTCTGGGTGAGCATGACGCCGACCGAGCGCGAACACATCGTGGCCGCGTACACCTTCGAGCTGAGCAAGTGCTGGGAGAAGGTGATCAAGGAGCGGGCCCTGCTCGTACTGGCCAACATCGATCCGGACCTGTGCGCTCAGGTCGCCGCGGGCCTGGGCCTGCCCGCGCCCGCGCCGACCGTGGCCCTGGCCGAGCCGGCGCCCAGCCCCGCCCTGTCGCAGCTCGGCGGCACCTGGCCGCTGGACGGCCGGGTCATCGGTGTCATCACCGCGGGCGACCAGGACCTGACCGGCGTACGAGCGGTGCGGCAGGCGGTCCTGGACGCGGGGATGGTCCCCTTGGTGATCGCACCAGCCGGCGGCACCCTCGACGCCGACGGCGAACCCGTCACCGTCCAGCGCACCTTCGCCACCGCGCGGTCCACCGAGTTCGACGCACTCCTGATCGCCGGAACGCCCGCCCCCGGAGCCGACGCCTACGGGGCCCGCGACGCCAAGGCCGACGACGATGTCGCAGTCGGCACCGGCGTCGATCCGCGGGTGCTGCTCATGCTCGGCGAGGCGTACCGCCACGGCAAGGCCCTGGGAACCTGGGCCGACGGGGCCGAGGCTCTGGAGGCAGCCGGTATCGCCCCTGACGCCCCGGGTGTGGTGATCGCGGACACGGCGGAAGCGGCGCTGGAGACCGTCACCACGCTGCTGGCCCGGCACCGCGTCTGGGACCGCTTCACCCCGACCGTCTGACCCCTGCCTCAGCGTGCTGACGGCCACCGCCCCTTGTCGGGCGGTGGCCGTCAGCAGGTGGGAAGGGGCCGGGGTCAGGCGTGGGCTCGGGTGCGGCCGGTGAAGACCCGGTAGAGGGCCAGCAGGATCATGGAGCCGACTATGGCGGCGATCCAGGTGGACAGGTCGAAGAACCCGTCGATCGAGTCGACGCCGAAGATGACCTTGCCGAGCCAGCCGCCCAGCAGGCCGCCGGCGATGCCGATCAGGGCGGTGATGATGATGCCGCCCGGGTCCTTGCCCGGCATGAGGGCCTTGGCGATGAGCCCGGCCAGCAGCCCGATGATGATCCAAGCGACGACACCCATGGCGCGACTCCTCCTGTACCTGTCATGAAGTTCTGTCTTCAAGCGTCTTGACCGCCTCGGCCGACTCAAACCTTGCCTCGTCCGCAAGAACATCGTTGAGGTGCATGGGTTGTTGGCGGGCTTTCACCCTGGGCGGGCCCCACAGAAGGGTCACCTCATGTCCGACAGTGATCTGCGCGCGTTCTACCTGCGCTACATCGAGGCGCTCGACGCCCATGCGTTCGACGGCATGGACGAGTTCATCAGCGACCGGACCACCCTGAACGGTGAGCCGGCCACCCGGGACGACCTCATCGCGGTGCAGCAGCAGGACGTGGACGCGGTTCCGGACCTCCACTGGGAGCTCAAGGAACTGCTCTTCGACAGTGACCGTCTGGCCGCGCGGCTGACGCCGGTGAACTTCGCCGGCAGTTGACCGGCTGACCCGCTGACCCGCTGACCGCCGGGACCGGCGCCGGCGACGCGAAGAACAGCCCGAACGCCACCCCCGGCCCGCCCGGGCCGCATACCTCGCGAGGAACCGCATGACCATCACACTGATCACCGGGGCCAACAAGGGCATCGGCTTCGAGACGGCCAGACAGCTGCTGGCGTTGGGCCACGTTGTCTACGTCGGCGCTCGTGACGTCGAACGAGGCGAGAAGGCCGCGGCGGCGCTCGGCGCACGATGCGTGCCGCTCGACGTGACCGACGACGCATCGGTGAGCGGCGCGCTGGCGACGATCGACGCCGCCGAGGGCCGGCTCGACGTCCTGGTGAACAACGCGGGCATCCCGGGAGACACAGCCGCCGACGGTCCCACGGCCCTGCGGGTCTTCGACACCAATGCGGTGGGAGTCGTGCGCGTCACGGAGGCGGCGCTTCCCCTGCTGCGGAAGTCCTCGAACCCGACCGTGGTCACCGTGTCGAGCAGCGCCGGGTCGTTCTGGGCGGTGACCAATCCGGACCGCCCGGAGTTCGGCCTGCCGCTGGCGCTCTACTCCGCGTCCAAGGCCGCGGCGACCATGCTCACGGTCCAGTACGCCAAGTCCCAGCCGGGTATCAAGTTCAACGCCGTCGAGCCCGGCACCACCGCGACCGACCTGACGGCCGCATTCGGAATCGGAAGGCCGCCGCAGGAGAGCGCCGAAGTCGTGGTGCGTTTCGCCACGCTCGCCGCGGACGGTCCGACCGGAACCTTCCAGGACGAGAACGGGGAACTGCCCTGGTGACCGGGGCACTTCCGGACCGGCCGGGGACGGTTCGGTCGCGGGCAGTCCGGGTCGGCGGCAGTCCGGTGAGGCTGCCCCCGGCCGTTCCCGCCCGGCGGCTCAGCCGGTGGCCGGGGGCTGGGTCCGGGAGTCGTACCGGGCGCGCGCGGCCAGGATCCGCGGCGTGTTCGCGGCGGTCCACGCGGCCAGCGCGCTCGCCGGCTGGAGGAGTTCGCGGCCGAGGTCGGTGAGCGCGTACTCCACCTGCGGCGGGACGCTCGGGAGCACGGTCCGCTCGACCATTCCGTCGCGCTCCAGCACCTTCAGCGTCGAGGAGAGCATCTTCTGGCTGATATCGGCGATACGCCGCCGCAGCTCGTTGAACCGCAGCGGCCCGTCGCCCAGGGTCGAGACGATCAGCAGCGACCACTTGTCGCCGATCCGGGCCAGCATGTCGGAGATCGTGCTGCAGGCCTCCGGGCCCTCCTGGTTACGCGCGCAGCTCCGGCTGTCGACCATCGCGTTCTCCGATCGGGTGGTTACGTACGGGTGACCTAGTGGCTGCCGGGTGCCCTCTTGCCAGACGGCGGCCCGCCAGGAAAGAGTGCTTACCTCAGTAAACCTACTGGCTTACCGATACTTAAGGAAGACTAGTGAGCACTCCGCCCCGCCTGGCCCTCATCATCGGCTCGACCCGTCCGCAGCGCTTCGCGGACAAGCCCGCCGACTGGCTGATCGAGCAGGCTGCCACGCGTGACGACTTCACCCTCGACCGCATCGACCTGCGCGACTTCGATCTGCCGTTCTTCGCCGAGGCGTCGTCCAACCTGCACGCGCCCACGGTCGACCCGAAGGCCCTCGCCTGGCAGGAAGCGATCCGTCCTTACGACGGCTACATCTTCGTCGTCGCCGAGTACAACCATTCCATCACCGGAGCGCTGAAGAACGCGCTCGACCAGGCTTACGTCGAGTGGGTCCGCAAGCCGTTCTCGGCGTTCGGTTACGGGAGCACCGGCGGCGCCCGCGCCGTCGAGCACCTGCGCGGTATCGGGGTCGAGCTTCAGATGGTGCCCTCGAAGTTCGGGGTGCACATCGGCGGCAGTGACCTGTTCAAGGTCCACCCCTTCGGTGGAAACGCGCCGATCAGCGAGATCGAGGCGGCCATCAAGCCGTCGGCCGACGCCATGTTCGACGACCTCGTCTGGTGGTCCTCGATCCTGCGGGAAGCCCGCGCCACCGCCTAGGCGGACCGGAAGAAGACGCCGGCGAGGCGGAGCCCGGCGCCGGGTGGACGGCCGCGGTCTGCCGCAGGCGGTACCGCGCCATCGCCTGAGCCGGGCCCCGCACCCCTCGCCGGCGTCGCGCTGCTCGCGGGGCCCCGCGGTCGAAGGACGGTGGGCCGCCTGCGCCCCGGTCGAAGCGGGGGCGCCCCGGACTCCGGTCCCCCGGGGAGATGGGCACGCTGGCGCGGCCGGCGGACGACCTCTCCGCGATGAGGGCGGAAGCCCCGCGCCCGGGCCGGGCGACAGCTTGGCGACACGTCCCGGCCGCCGCACCGAGCGCCGTGAGAACGGTTACGCCGCCTTCGGATTGACGGTCGGCTGGTAGGCGACGAACCGCCAGCCGGCGTCCGTGCGCGCCCACACCGCCAGACAGGCATTGTCGAGCTGCCTCTCCTCACCGCGGTTGGTGACGTGCGCGCGCATCTGGCCGGCCACGACGGCGCAGTCGCCGATGACCGTCAACTGCTCGATCGGGTGCTCGATCCAGTGGTAGACGAACACGCCCTCCTTCACCTTGTCGAGGTACGACTCCTTGGTGTCGCGCTCGGCGTTGGAGTGGGTGTAGACGAGTTCGCCGGCGCACAGCCGCTCCAGCGCGGGAAGGTCGCCGTCCAGCATCGCCTGATAGCGCTCGTCCTCCAGCGCGCGAATGATCTGTTCGTCGGCGCTCGCACTCATGCGTGGTCCCTTCCGGCCATGGTGTCCCCGGCGTCGCGCCGGGTTTCCCCAGGCTGTTACCGGCGTGTGTCCAAGTCAAGCGGATCTTGCCGCTCAGCGGCACTGCCGCAGACCACTGCTCCGGGGATTTGAGTACTTCTCCACGCCAGGGCCCGCAGACGTTCACTGAGCGGCAACATCTCGTTGACAGCGGATTTCGAGAACGTAACTATCGCCATCGAGTCGTAAGGCGGACGTCATCGTCCGGACACTGCGGCCGATGGCGCAGGGGGATGCGCGCTCGACGCGCCGGCGGCGTTCTTGCCGCACAGGCGTCCTGCCGTGGGCGACAGTCCATCGGATCCTTTCAACGATCGGAGTTAGCGTGCTCGGCACACTCTCATGGAGCCGCCACCGGCGCTGTGTCTCGGCGCTGTCGGTCGCCGGCGGCGCCCTGCTGCTCAGTGCCTGCGGTTCGGCCGGCCCCGGGGCGACCGAACCGGGGAATCCGGCCGCCGGGTCCTCGCAGCAGCCGGCGACCGTGGCCGCGCGGTCGGTGATCGCCGGCTCCGGGGTCACCTCCGACACGGCGTTCTGCGGCACCAAGCCGATCACCCTGGGCATCCAGGACGGTTTCGGTACCAACGGCTGGTCGCAGTCCTCGATGGCCGCGGTGCGTTCGGAGGCGGCCAAGTGCCCCAACGTCAAGCAGGACGTGTCGATCGGCCAGGGCGACCTGCAGTCCTCGCTCTCCCAGATCAACGCCATGACCGCCAAGGGCGTCGACGCCCTGGTCGTCATTCCCGACTTCGGCCAGTCCGAGTTGCCGGCCATCCAGGCGGCCACACGCGCCGGGACCAAGGTCGTCCCATGGGCCGCGGACGCGGGCGGCACGCCGGGCACCGACTTCGTCACCTATGTCGACTGGGACCCGACGAACAACGGCAAGCTCTGGGCGCAGTGGATGGCCAAGACCCTGAAGGGCAAGGGCAATGTCGTCTACCTCGCCGGGCCGGCCGGCAACCCGGTCTCCACCAGGGAACTGAACGGCATCAACTCGGTGCTGTCGGGCTACCCGGGCATCAAGCTCCTCACCGGGAGCAAGGACTGGGCCGTCGGCAACTGGGATCCCGCCCAGGCGCAGAAGGCGATGGCCTCGCTGCTGTCGAAGTACCCGACCATCGACGGTGTCATCACCGACGACGGACAGGGCACCGCCGGCGCACTGCGGGCGTTCACCGCCGCCGGACGCCCGCTCGTGCCCTTCACCGGCCTCGAGGTGAACCAGCTCGGCTGCGCCTACCGGCAACTCAAGCCCGCCAACCCCAAGTTCGAGATGGCGACCATCTCATCGCGGAACTGGCTCGGACGGGTCGCCGCCCGCAAGGCGATCGCCGCTGCCGAGGGCACCGCTTCCGGTGAGCCGTCGATCTACGCGCTGCCCCTTCTGGAGGACTCGACGGCCGGCAAGGCGCCCGCCTGCGACTCCGGCTCGTCGCAGGACACCTTCCTCGACAGCCGTCTCAGCCCGTCCGACCTGGCCACGTACGGGCAGGCGTCGTGACCGCCGACAACGGCGCACGGACAGCGCCCGGCCGCCGCCCGGAAGACGCGGCCGAGCCGTCGCCGCTCGCGCTGGAGATGTCCGGCGTGGTCAAGCGCTATCCCGGTGTGGTCGCGCTGAAGAACGTCTCGTTCCGTGTACGGCCGGGCGAGGTGCACGCCATCGTGGGCGAGAACGGCGCCGGCAAGTCGACGCTGATGGCGATCGCCTGCGGCGCGGAGAGCGCGGACGAGGGCACGATCGCGGTCGGCGGCACACCGCTCAAGGGCGGCTCCCCGCGCGAAGCCCTTGCCCTCGGCCTGTCCATCGTCTACCAGCACGCCAGCGTGACGGCCGATCTCACCGTCGAGGAGAACCTGCTCATCGGGGTGTCCACCGCGCGGCGCCCCTCGCTGCGGGGCAGGGGCGAGTGGGTCCGCGAGCAACTGCGTGCCACCGCGTGCGACGTCCATCCGCGTACCCGGGTGGACGGCCTCTCGCCGGCGGAACGGCAGCTGGTCGAGATCAGCAAGGCCGCCGCGTCGCGGGCGACCGTGCTCGTCCTGGACGAGC
Protein-coding regions in this window:
- a CDS encoding catalase — protein: MSAKKKNPVTSAADKVAEKVREVVEPGNEIPGAPGAVPPALEEPAEPAGPLPPKHDQRGPDTYSPTGQPTGVPQKEVAQGGDRLTTAQGARLYDTDHSLKAGPRGPVLLQDHHLREKITHFDHERIPERVVHARGAAAHGVFRGYGAAAGISKAAFLAKDVETPVFVRFSTVLGSRGSADTVRDTRGFATKFYTSEGVFDLVGNNIPVFFIQDAIKFPDVIHAGKPHPDREIPQAQSAHDTFWDFVTLHTEATHHTLWNMSDRGIPRSYRTMEGFGIHTFRLVNADGDTTLVKFHWKPRLGVHSLVWEEAQITAGMDPDFHRRDLADAIEAGAYPQWELGVQTFPDTDDQMFEGIDLLDPTKIVPEELAPVQPVGLMTLNANPSNYFAETEQVAFHVGHLVPGIDVTNDPLLQGRLFSYLDTQISRLGGPNFGQLPINRTHAPVNDMLRDGMHQSAVHAGVAPYHPNSLDGGCPFLAGADTGAYIEVPVEVPAARKVRDVAASFDDHFSQARLFWVSMTPTEREHIVAAYTFELSKCWEKVIKERALLVLANIDPDLCAQVAAGLGLPAPAPTVALAEPAPSPALSQLGGTWPLDGRVIGVITAGDQDLTGVRAVRQAVLDAGMVPLVIAPAGGTLDADGEPVTVQRTFATARSTEFDALLIAGTPAPGADAYGARDAKADDDVAVGTGVDPRVLLMLGEAYRHGKALGTWADGAEALEAAGIAPDAPGVVIADTAEAALETVTTLLARHRVWDRFTPTV
- a CDS encoding GlsB/YeaQ/YmgE family stress response membrane protein; protein product: MGVVAWIIIGLLAGLIAKALMPGKDPGGIIITALIGIAGGLLGGWLGKVIFGVDSIDGFFDLSTWIAAIVGSMILLALYRVFTGRTRAHA
- a CDS encoding ester cyclase, whose amino-acid sequence is MSDSDLRAFYLRYIEALDAHAFDGMDEFISDRTTLNGEPATRDDLIAVQQQDVDAVPDLHWELKELLFDSDRLAARLTPVNFAGS
- a CDS encoding SDR family NAD(P)-dependent oxidoreductase — encoded protein: MTITLITGANKGIGFETARQLLALGHVVYVGARDVERGEKAAAALGARCVPLDVTDDASVSGALATIDAAEGRLDVLVNNAGIPGDTAADGPTALRVFDTNAVGVVRVTEAALPLLRKSSNPTVVTVSSSAGSFWAVTNPDRPEFGLPLALYSASKAAATMLTVQYAKSQPGIKFNAVEPGTTATDLTAAFGIGRPPQESAEVVVRFATLAADGPTGTFQDENGELPW
- a CDS encoding winged helix-turn-helix transcriptional regulator, translated to MVDSRSCARNQEGPEACSTISDMLARIGDKWSLLIVSTLGDGPLRFNELRRRIADISQKMLSSTLKVLERDGMVERTVLPSVPPQVEYALTDLGRELLQPASALAAWTAANTPRILAARARYDSRTQPPATG
- a CDS encoding NADPH-dependent FMN reductase gives rise to the protein MSTPPRLALIIGSTRPQRFADKPADWLIEQAATRDDFTLDRIDLRDFDLPFFAEASSNLHAPTVDPKALAWQEAIRPYDGYIFVVAEYNHSITGALKNALDQAYVEWVRKPFSAFGYGSTGGARAVEHLRGIGVELQMVPSKFGVHIGGSDLFKVHPFGGNAPISEIEAAIKPSADAMFDDLVWWSSILREARATA
- a CDS encoding nuclear transport factor 2 family protein, encoding MSASADEQIIRALEDERYQAMLDGDLPALERLCAGELVYTHSNAERDTKESYLDKVKEGVFVYHWIEHPIEQLTVIGDCAVVAGQMRAHVTNRGEERQLDNACLAVWARTDAGWRFVAYQPTVNPKAA
- a CDS encoding substrate-binding domain-containing protein, producing the protein MLGTLSWSRHRRCVSALSVAGGALLLSACGSAGPGATEPGNPAAGSSQQPATVAARSVIAGSGVTSDTAFCGTKPITLGIQDGFGTNGWSQSSMAAVRSEAAKCPNVKQDVSIGQGDLQSSLSQINAMTAKGVDALVVIPDFGQSELPAIQAATRAGTKVVPWAADAGGTPGTDFVTYVDWDPTNNGKLWAQWMAKTLKGKGNVVYLAGPAGNPVSTRELNGINSVLSGYPGIKLLTGSKDWAVGNWDPAQAQKAMASLLSKYPTIDGVITDDGQGTAGALRAFTAAGRPLVPFTGLEVNQLGCAYRQLKPANPKFEMATISSRNWLGRVAARKAIAAAEGTASGEPSIYALPLLEDSTAGKAPACDSGSSQDTFLDSRLSPSDLATYGQAS